One region of Gossypium raimondii isolate GPD5lz chromosome 6, ASM2569854v1, whole genome shotgun sequence genomic DNA includes:
- the LOC105773775 gene encoding glycerol-3-phosphate dehydrogenase SDP6, mitochondrial encodes MSATATRLRRVAAVATAVAVTACGGAVLLPPSVSSNDRGVGPVVESMRRTISDPNAIVPSRSVQESTLIGASSTSPLDILVVGGGATGCGVALDAATRGLRVGLVEREDFSSGTSSRSTKLIHGGVRYLEKAVFNVDYGQLKLVFHALEERKQVIENAPHLCHALPCMTPCFNWFEVVYYWMGLKMYDLVAGRHILHLSRYYSVQESIELFPTLARKGKDKSLRGTVVYNDGQMNDSRLNVGLACSAALAGAAVLNHAEVVSFLKDEGSERIIGAKIRDNLSGQEFETYAEVVVNAAGPFCDSVRKMANKDAQPMICPSSGVHVVLPDYYSPEGMGLIVPKTKDGRVVFMLPWLGRTVAGTTDSNTSITALPEPHEDEIQFILDAICDYLNVKVRRTDVLSAWSGIRPLAMDPTAKNTESISRDHVVCEDFPGLVTITGGKWTTYRSMAEDAVNAAIKSGKLSPRNECITGNLRLVGGDGWESSSFTVLAQQYIRMKKTHGGKVVPGVMDTASAKHLSHAYGTLAERVATIAQNETLGKRLAHGYPYLEAEVAYCARNEYCESAIDFIARRSRLAFLDTDAAGRALPRIIEILAKEHNWDRSRRKQEMQKAREFLETFKSSKNAQFHDGKHQ; translated from the exons ATGTCCGCAACCGCCACTCGCCTCCGCCGCGTCGCCGCCGTTGCTACAGCGGTAGCTGTTACTGCCTGCGGTGGTGCTGTTCTCTTACCTCCGTCTGTTTCTTCCAATGACCGCGGCGTTGGCCCCGTCGTAGAGTCCATGAGGCGGACGATCAGTGATCCAAACGCCATTGTTCCTTCCAGAAGTGTCCAGGAATCGACTCTGATCGGTGCCAGCTCGACTAGTCCACTCGACATCCTGGTCGTAGGCGGCGGTGCCACCGGCTGCGGCGTTGCTCTCGACGCTGCCACTAGAGGCCTCCGTGTCGGCCTTGTTGAGCGAGAGGATTTCTCTTCCGGAACGTCTTCTCGGTCTACGAAGCTAATTCATGGAG GGGTCCGATACTTGGAGAAAGCTGTCTTTAACGTTGACTACGGGCAATTGAAGCTGGTTTTCCATGCACTTGAGGAGCGTAAACAGGTTATTGAGAATGCGCCTCATCTCTGCCATGCCTTGCCATGCATGACACCTTGTTTTAACTGGTTTGAGGTAGTATACTACTGGATGGGCTTGAAAATGTACGATTTGGTCGCAGGACGCCATATATTACATTTGTCCAGATATTATTCAGTGCAAGAATCTATTGAGCTCTTCCCTACTCTTGCAAGAAAGGGTAAAGATAAAAGCTTGAGGGGCACAGTTGTGTACAATGATGGGCAGATGAATGACTCTCGCCTAAATGTTGGATTAGCTTGCAGTGCTGCACTTGCTGGAGCAGCAGTGCTTAACCATGCAGAAGTTGTATCATTTCTTAAAGATGAAGGTTCCGAGAGGATAATTGGTGCAAAAATTCGTGACAATCTGTCAG GCCAAGAATTCGAAACCTATGCAGAAGTTGTTGTGAATGCGGCTGGACCATTTTGTGACTCTGTAAGGAAAATGGCTAACAAGGATGCACAGCCCATGATTTGTCCTAGCAGCGGTGTACATGTTGTTCTCCCTGATTATTATTCTCCTGAAGGAATGGGTTTGATTGTCCCTAAAACTAAGGATGGACGTGTTGTTTTCATGCTTCCATGGTTGGGGAGAACTGTAGCTGGCACTACGGATTCTAATACTTCCATCACTGCACTTCCAGAACCACATGAGGATGAAATACAATTTATACTTGATGCTATATGTGATTATCTTAACGTCAAG GTACGACGCACAGATGTTCTTTCTGCTTGGAGTGGTATTCGTCCATTGGCAATGGATCCTACTGCAAAGAACACTGAGAGCATCTCTCGAGATCATGTTGTTTGTGAGGATTTTCCTGGTTTGGTCACAATAACTGGTGGAAAGTGGACTACTTATCGAAG CATGGCAGAAGATGCGGTGAATGCAGCTATCAAGTCCGGTAAGCTAAGCCCTAGGAATGAATGTATAACAGGCAACCTACGGCTGGTTGGTGGAGATGGATGGGAAAGCTCATCTTTTACTGTACTTGCTCAGCAGTACATACGCATGAAGAAGACACATGGTGGGAAAGTTGTTCCAGGAGTAATGGACACAGCTAGCGCAAAGCATTTGTCTCATGCTTATGGGACCTTAGCGGAACGAGTAGCCACAATAGCTCAG AATGAAACACTGGGTAAGAGGCTTGCCCATGGTTACCCATATCTGGAGGCCGAGGTTGCATACTGTGCTCGAAATGAGTACTGTGAATCTGCTATTGATTTCATTGCCAGGAGATCTCGCCTTGCTTTCCTTGACACAGATGCAGCAGGCCGAGCATTGCCGCGAATTATCGAAATACTTGCTAAGGAGCACAATTGGGACCGGTCCAGGCGGAAGCAAGAAATGCAGAAGGCTAGAGAATTTTTGGAAACTTTCAAGTCATCGAAGAATGCACAGTTCCATGACGGGAAACACCAGTAG
- the LOC105772666 gene encoding protein FLOWERING LOCUS D isoform X3, with protein sequence MRFGFKVTVLEGRKRAGGRVYTKKMEGGNRVSAAADLGGSVLTGTLGNPLGIMAKQLGASLFKVRDKCPLYRMDGSPVDPDMDMKVETAFNRLLDKASKLRQLMGEVSMDVSLGAALETFRQVYRDAVTEEEINLFNWHLANLEYANAGLVSKLSLAFWDQDDPYDMGGDHCFLPGGNGRLIQALAENVPILYEKTVHTIRYGSDGVQVTAGNQVFEGDMALCTVPLGVLKSGSIKFVPELPQRKLDGIKRLGFGLLNKVAMLFPYVFWGTDLDTFGHLTEDPSRRGEFFLFYSYATVAGGPLLLALVAGEAAHRFETLPPTDAVTQVLQILKGIYEPQGITVPEPLQTVCTRWGGDPFSLGSYSNVAVGASGDDYDILAESVGDGRLFFAGEATTRRYPATMHGAFLTGLREAANMAQYANARTAKKKIDRSPSNNVHSCASLLMDLFREPDLEFGNFSVIFGRKNADPKSPAVLRITFSEPRKKNQEGSKTDQQHSNKVLFQQLQSHFNQQQQLHVYTLLSKQQALELREVRGGDEMRLNYLCENLGIKLVGRKGLGPNADSVIASIKAQRGVRKPSTTPVVLKSGASKMKPGTLKQKFIRRAKIVRNTKGLIPALVPNAANGNMPEEMKVIKQAPPDSSASGQNQGEMLKQ encoded by the exons ATGAGGTTCGGATTTAAGGTGACGGTTTTGGAAGGGAGGAAGAGAGCAGGTGGGAGGGTTTATACAAAGAAGATGGAAGGAGGGAATAGGGTAAGTGCAGCTGCGGATTTAGGTGGGAGTGTATTAACAGGTACATTGGGGAATCCATTAGGGATCATGGCAAAACAATTGGGTGCTTCGCTTTTTAAGGTGAGGGATAAGTGTCCACTTTATCGGATGGATGGGAGTCCAGTGGATCCAGATATGGATATGAAGGTGGAGACGGCTTTTAATCGGCTTTTGGATAAGGCTAGTAAGCTTAGGCAGTTAATGGGGGAGGTTTCCATGGATGTTTCACTTGGGGCAGCATTAGAGACGTTTAGACAGGTTTATAGAGATGCAGTAACTGAAGAGGAGATTAATCTGTTCAATTGGCATCTTGCAAATTTAGAATATGCAAATGCAGGATTGGTTTCAAAGCTTTCACTTGCATTTTGGGACCAAGATGATCCATATGACATGGGAGGGGATCATTGTTTCTTGCCTGGAGGGAATGGAAGGTTGATTCAGGCTCTAGCAGAGAATGTGCCTATTTTATATGAGAAGACTGTGCATACTATTAGGTATGGAAGTGATGGAGTGCAGGTTACGGCAGGAAATCAGGTGTTTGAAGGTGATATGGCACTATGTACTGTTCCTCTTGGAGTTTTAAAGAGTGGGTCAATAAAGTTTGTTCCTGAGTTGCCTCAGAGGAAACTTGATGGGATAAAGAGGTTGGGATTTGGGTTGTTGAATAAGGTCGCTATGCTTTTCCCTTATGTATTTTGGGGTACAGATCTTGATACCTTTGGGCATCTTACCGAAGATCCAAGTCGCCGAGGGgagttttttctattttatagcTATGCAACAGTTGCTGGTGGTCCTCTCTTGCTTGCTTTAGTAGCAGGAGAAGCTGCACATAGGTTTGAGACTCTGCCTCCTACAGATGCAGTAACCCAAGTTCTCCAAATTCTCAAGG GTATATATGAACCGCAAGGAATCACTGTCCCTGAACCCCTCCAAACCGTCTGTACTAGATGGGGTGGTGATCCCTTTAGCCTAGGTTCATACTCTAATGTTGCTGTGGGAGCATCTGGAGATGACTATGACATATTAGCAGAAAGTGTGGGGGATGGAAGACTTTTCTTTGCTGGGGAGGCCACTACACGTCGATACCCTGCCACCATGCATGGAGCTTTTCTTACTGGGCTCAGGGAAGCTGCAAATATGGCTCAATATGCCAACGCTCGGACTGCAAAGAAAAAGATAGACAGGAGTCCTTCAAATAATGTTCATTCTTGTGCTTCCCTCCTTATGGATTTGTTCAGAGAACCTGATTTGGAATTCGGGAACTTTTCTGTTATTTTTGGTCGAAAGAATGCTGATCCAAAGTCACCAGCAGTGTTGAGGATAACATTCAGCGAGCCCCGAAAGAAGAATCAGGAAGGTTCAAAGACAGATCAGCAACATTCTAATAAGGTGCTTTTTCAGCAGCTACAGTCACATTTTAATCAGCAGCAACAGCTACATGTTTACACATTGTTATCTAAGCAACAGGCACTTGAGTTGAGAGAAGTGAGAGGTGGTGATGAGATGAGGTTGAACTACCTCTGTGAAAATCTGGGAATTAAGCTGGTGGGACGGAAGGGTTTGGGACCTAATGCTGATTCTGTCATTGCATCTATAAAAGCACAGAGGGGTGTCCGGAAACCCTCAACAACTCCTGTGGTTCTAAAATCTG GGGCATCGAAGATGAAACCAGGCACTTTAAAGCAAAAATTCATTAG GAGGGCTAAAATAGTCCGCAACACTAAAGGGTTGATTCCAGCTCTGGTTCCGAATGCAGCAAATGGCAATATGCCAGAGGAAATGAAAGTGATAAAGCAGGCTCCTCCTGACTCCTCTGCTTCGG GGCAAAACCAAGGTGAGATGTTGAAGCAATGA
- the LOC105772118 gene encoding uncharacterized protein LOC105772118, with protein MVVHYARKNVTCFFYECDWCYFSIDIKCAQLSSSFKFSQLSKHDIHQHPLTFIESPMAIDVLKRLNCCWCHEPLTDAIFFCFDCPSFIIHKKCLDELPTEIDHPTHRLHPLILNRSNSDYLCNLCQKQQSGPFYSCSLCHFNINVECAWPRSTVEDKSCHQHLFSLLWRQGSFICDACGTEGNYISCICLKCCIEVHKKCTSLPHIIKFSRHDHCIFHKYFLQTQELTKQDCKICFNEVRLERGSYSCVKQGCNYVVHVNCVLEDEELYELIEDEKQCEELEEKSMQSSIIRVIEVNEAGEATKIQHFSHQHCLVLADKMEEEIDRKFDGCMLPISNIFYYCSECPFFLHKTCAELPRIKQHWFHQSNATLNFDSFKKCNFCSQYSSGFFYRIR; from the coding sequence ATGGTTGTGCATTATGCAAGGAAAAACgtaacatgttttttttatgaatgtgATTGGTGTTATTTTTCCATTGACATCAAATGTGCTCAATTATCCTCTTCATTTAAGTTTAGCCAACTGTCCAAACATGACATCCACCAACATCCATTGACCTTCATAGAAAGTCCCATGGCCATAGATGTACTCAAAAGATTGAACTGCTGCTGGTGTCATGAACCATTGACAGAtgctatatttttttgtttcgaTTGTCCATCATTCATCATTCACAAGAAATGCCTTGATGAGTTACCCACTGAAATTGATCACCCTACACATCGCTTACACCCTCTTATTCTTAACCGTAGTAATAGTGATTACTTGTGCAACCTATGCCAAAAGCAACAATCCGGACCTTTTTACAGTTGTTCTCTTTGCCATTTTAACATCAATGTTGAATGTGCTTGGCCGAGGTCTACTGTTGAAGATAAAAGCTGCCATCAGCACCTATTCTCCTTACTTTGGAGACAAGGTTCATTCATTTGTGATGCATGTGGCACTGAGGGAAATTATATTTCttgtatatgtttgaaatgttgcaTCGAAGTCCACAAGAAATGCACTTCACTCCcacacattatcaaattttctCGACATGATCATTGcatttttcacaaatatttTCTTCAAACACAAGAGCTTACAAAGCAAGATTGCAAGATTTGTTTCAATGAAGTGAGACTAGAGCGTGGGAGTTACTCTTGTGTAAAACAAGGTTGCAATTACGTTGTCCATGTGAATTGTGTCTTAGAGGATGAAGAGTTGTACGAGTTAATTGAGGACGAAAAGCAATGTGAGgagcttgaagaaaaatctaTGCAGTCTTCCATCATTCGTGTTATTGAGGTGAATGAAGCTGGGGAAGCTACAAAGATTCAACATTTCAGTCATCAACATTGCTTGGTGTTAGCAGACAAGATGGAGGaggaaattgatagaaaatttgATGGGTGCATGCTACCTATctcaaatattttctattattgttCAGAATGCCccttttttcttcataaaacCTGTGCTGAATTGCCAAGAATCAAGCAACATTGGTTTCATCAAAGCAATGCCACCCTCAATTTCGACAGCTTCAAGAAATGTAACTTTTGCAGTCAATATTCTAGTGGTTTCTTCTATAGAATTAGataa
- the LOC105772666 gene encoding protein FLOWERING LOCUS D isoform X2 has translation MNSPNETPDQFSQFPLPHFTLTPPLPNPNPNFPPTPNSTPPNSTPTLTPVLDSNTNATPSLDDQLLPFPVPKKRRRGRPRRTASTSSFQLLTFPNDSFNPNVPYSDPNPYSIPSSVAASTQTSQPKIADEIIVINKESTAEALTALSAGFPADSLTEEEIDFGVVSSVGGIEQVNYILIRNHIIAKWRENIFNWVTKEMFVDSIPQHCRTLLDSAYDYLVTHGYINFGVAPAIKDKVPVGLSKGNVVIIGAGLAGLAAARQLMRFGFKVTVLEGRKRAGGRVYTKKMEGGNRVSAAADLGGSVLTGTLGNPLGIMAKQLGASLFKVRDKCPLYRMDGSPVDPDMDMKVETAFNRLLDKASKLRQLMGEVSMDVSLGAALETFRQVYRDAVTEEEINLFNWHLANLEYANAGLVSKLSLAFWDQDDPYDMGGDHCFLPGGNGRLIQALAENVPILYEKTVHTIRYGSDGVQVTAGNQVFEGDMALCTVPLGVLKSGSIKFVPELPQRKLDGIKRLGFGLLNKVAMLFPYVFWGTDLDTFGHLTEDPSRRGEFFLFYSYATVAGGPLLLALVAGEAAHRFETLPPTDAVTQVLQILKGIYEPQGITVPEPLQTVCTRWGGDPFSLGSYSNVAVGASGDDYDILAESVGDGRLFFAGEATTRRYPATMHGAFLTGLREAANMAQYANARTAKKKIDRSPSNNVHSCASLLMDLFREPDLEFGNFSVIFGRKNADPKSPAVLRITFSEPRKKNQEGSKTDQQHSNKALELREVRGGDEMRLNYLCENLGIKLVGRKGLGPNADSVIASIKAQRGVRKPSTTPVVLKSGASKMKPGTLKQKFIRRAKIVRNTKGLIPALVPNAANGNMPEEMKVIKQAPPDSSASGQNQGEMLKQ, from the exons ATGAACTCACCAAATGAAACCCCTGATCAATTCTCCCAATTCCCCCTTCCGCATTTCACTCTCACTCCACCTTTAccaaaccctaaccctaatttcCCTCCAACCCCAAactcaactcccccaaactcaACTCCAACACTAACCCCAGTCCTCGATTCTAACACCAATGCTACACCTTCTCTCGATGACCAACTTCTACCCTTCCCAGTTCCCAAAAAGCGACGACGCGGCAGGCCCCGACGCACTGCCTCAACGTCATCGTTTCAACTCCTTACCTTCCCCAATGATTCATTCAACCCCAATGTTCCATACTCTGACCCTAACCCTTATTCGATTCCCTCATCAGTAGCGGCGTCGACACAAACTTCACAACCCAAAATTGCCGACGAGATCATTGTTATCAATAAAGAATCGACGGCTGAGGCTCTCACCGCTCTTTCCGCTGGATTCCCTGCTGATTCTCTCACTGAGGAAGAAATTGACTTCGGCGTAGTTTCCTCTGTTGGTGGCATCGAGCAGGTAAATTACATTCTTATTCGAAATCACATTATTGCGAAATGGCgtgaaaatatattcaattggGTGACTAAAGAAATGTTTGTTGATTCTATACCACAACATTGTCGTACGCTCTTAGATTCTGCTTATGATTATTTGGTTACTCATGgatatataaattttggggTTGCCCCAGCAATCAAGGACAAAGTTCCTGTCGGTCTTAGTAAAGGTAATGTGGTTATCATTGGTGCTGGATTGGCGGGGCTGGCTGCGGCTAGACAGCTAATGAGGTTCGGATTTAAGGTGACGGTTTTGGAAGGGAGGAAGAGAGCAGGTGGGAGGGTTTATACAAAGAAGATGGAAGGAGGGAATAGGGTAAGTGCAGCTGCGGATTTAGGTGGGAGTGTATTAACAGGTACATTGGGGAATCCATTAGGGATCATGGCAAAACAATTGGGTGCTTCGCTTTTTAAGGTGAGGGATAAGTGTCCACTTTATCGGATGGATGGGAGTCCAGTGGATCCAGATATGGATATGAAGGTGGAGACGGCTTTTAATCGGCTTTTGGATAAGGCTAGTAAGCTTAGGCAGTTAATGGGGGAGGTTTCCATGGATGTTTCACTTGGGGCAGCATTAGAGACGTTTAGACAGGTTTATAGAGATGCAGTAACTGAAGAGGAGATTAATCTGTTCAATTGGCATCTTGCAAATTTAGAATATGCAAATGCAGGATTGGTTTCAAAGCTTTCACTTGCATTTTGGGACCAAGATGATCCATATGACATGGGAGGGGATCATTGTTTCTTGCCTGGAGGGAATGGAAGGTTGATTCAGGCTCTAGCAGAGAATGTGCCTATTTTATATGAGAAGACTGTGCATACTATTAGGTATGGAAGTGATGGAGTGCAGGTTACGGCAGGAAATCAGGTGTTTGAAGGTGATATGGCACTATGTACTGTTCCTCTTGGAGTTTTAAAGAGTGGGTCAATAAAGTTTGTTCCTGAGTTGCCTCAGAGGAAACTTGATGGGATAAAGAGGTTGGGATTTGGGTTGTTGAATAAGGTCGCTATGCTTTTCCCTTATGTATTTTGGGGTACAGATCTTGATACCTTTGGGCATCTTACCGAAGATCCAAGTCGCCGAGGGgagttttttctattttatagcTATGCAACAGTTGCTGGTGGTCCTCTCTTGCTTGCTTTAGTAGCAGGAGAAGCTGCACATAGGTTTGAGACTCTGCCTCCTACAGATGCAGTAACCCAAGTTCTCCAAATTCTCAAGG GTATATATGAACCGCAAGGAATCACTGTCCCTGAACCCCTCCAAACCGTCTGTACTAGATGGGGTGGTGATCCCTTTAGCCTAGGTTCATACTCTAATGTTGCTGTGGGAGCATCTGGAGATGACTATGACATATTAGCAGAAAGTGTGGGGGATGGAAGACTTTTCTTTGCTGGGGAGGCCACTACACGTCGATACCCTGCCACCATGCATGGAGCTTTTCTTACTGGGCTCAGGGAAGCTGCAAATATGGCTCAATATGCCAACGCTCGGACTGCAAAGAAAAAGATAGACAGGAGTCCTTCAAATAATGTTCATTCTTGTGCTTCCCTCCTTATGGATTTGTTCAGAGAACCTGATTTGGAATTCGGGAACTTTTCTGTTATTTTTGGTCGAAAGAATGCTGATCCAAAGTCACCAGCAGTGTTGAGGATAACATTCAGCGAGCCCCGAAAGAAGAATCAGGAAGGTTCAAAGACAGATCAGCAACATTCTAATAAG GCACTTGAGTTGAGAGAAGTGAGAGGTGGTGATGAGATGAGGTTGAACTACCTCTGTGAAAATCTGGGAATTAAGCTGGTGGGACGGAAGGGTTTGGGACCTAATGCTGATTCTGTCATTGCATCTATAAAAGCACAGAGGGGTGTCCGGAAACCCTCAACAACTCCTGTGGTTCTAAAATCTG GGGCATCGAAGATGAAACCAGGCACTTTAAAGCAAAAATTCATTAG GAGGGCTAAAATAGTCCGCAACACTAAAGGGTTGATTCCAGCTCTGGTTCCGAATGCAGCAAATGGCAATATGCCAGAGGAAATGAAAGTGATAAAGCAGGCTCCTCCTGACTCCTCTGCTTCGG GGCAAAACCAAGGTGAGATGTTGAAGCAATGA
- the LOC105772666 gene encoding protein FLOWERING LOCUS D isoform X1, translating into MNSPNETPDQFSQFPLPHFTLTPPLPNPNPNFPPTPNSTPPNSTPTLTPVLDSNTNATPSLDDQLLPFPVPKKRRRGRPRRTASTSSFQLLTFPNDSFNPNVPYSDPNPYSIPSSVAASTQTSQPKIADEIIVINKESTAEALTALSAGFPADSLTEEEIDFGVVSSVGGIEQVNYILIRNHIIAKWRENIFNWVTKEMFVDSIPQHCRTLLDSAYDYLVTHGYINFGVAPAIKDKVPVGLSKGNVVIIGAGLAGLAAARQLMRFGFKVTVLEGRKRAGGRVYTKKMEGGNRVSAAADLGGSVLTGTLGNPLGIMAKQLGASLFKVRDKCPLYRMDGSPVDPDMDMKVETAFNRLLDKASKLRQLMGEVSMDVSLGAALETFRQVYRDAVTEEEINLFNWHLANLEYANAGLVSKLSLAFWDQDDPYDMGGDHCFLPGGNGRLIQALAENVPILYEKTVHTIRYGSDGVQVTAGNQVFEGDMALCTVPLGVLKSGSIKFVPELPQRKLDGIKRLGFGLLNKVAMLFPYVFWGTDLDTFGHLTEDPSRRGEFFLFYSYATVAGGPLLLALVAGEAAHRFETLPPTDAVTQVLQILKGIYEPQGITVPEPLQTVCTRWGGDPFSLGSYSNVAVGASGDDYDILAESVGDGRLFFAGEATTRRYPATMHGAFLTGLREAANMAQYANARTAKKKIDRSPSNNVHSCASLLMDLFREPDLEFGNFSVIFGRKNADPKSPAVLRITFSEPRKKNQEGSKTDQQHSNKVLFQQLQSHFNQQQQLHVYTLLSKQQALELREVRGGDEMRLNYLCENLGIKLVGRKGLGPNADSVIASIKAQRGVRKPSTTPVVLKSGASKMKPGTLKQKFIRRAKIVRNTKGLIPALVPNAANGNMPEEMKVIKQAPPDSSASGQNQGEMLKQ; encoded by the exons ATGAACTCACCAAATGAAACCCCTGATCAATTCTCCCAATTCCCCCTTCCGCATTTCACTCTCACTCCACCTTTAccaaaccctaaccctaatttcCCTCCAACCCCAAactcaactcccccaaactcaACTCCAACACTAACCCCAGTCCTCGATTCTAACACCAATGCTACACCTTCTCTCGATGACCAACTTCTACCCTTCCCAGTTCCCAAAAAGCGACGACGCGGCAGGCCCCGACGCACTGCCTCAACGTCATCGTTTCAACTCCTTACCTTCCCCAATGATTCATTCAACCCCAATGTTCCATACTCTGACCCTAACCCTTATTCGATTCCCTCATCAGTAGCGGCGTCGACACAAACTTCACAACCCAAAATTGCCGACGAGATCATTGTTATCAATAAAGAATCGACGGCTGAGGCTCTCACCGCTCTTTCCGCTGGATTCCCTGCTGATTCTCTCACTGAGGAAGAAATTGACTTCGGCGTAGTTTCCTCTGTTGGTGGCATCGAGCAGGTAAATTACATTCTTATTCGAAATCACATTATTGCGAAATGGCgtgaaaatatattcaattggGTGACTAAAGAAATGTTTGTTGATTCTATACCACAACATTGTCGTACGCTCTTAGATTCTGCTTATGATTATTTGGTTACTCATGgatatataaattttggggTTGCCCCAGCAATCAAGGACAAAGTTCCTGTCGGTCTTAGTAAAGGTAATGTGGTTATCATTGGTGCTGGATTGGCGGGGCTGGCTGCGGCTAGACAGCTAATGAGGTTCGGATTTAAGGTGACGGTTTTGGAAGGGAGGAAGAGAGCAGGTGGGAGGGTTTATACAAAGAAGATGGAAGGAGGGAATAGGGTAAGTGCAGCTGCGGATTTAGGTGGGAGTGTATTAACAGGTACATTGGGGAATCCATTAGGGATCATGGCAAAACAATTGGGTGCTTCGCTTTTTAAGGTGAGGGATAAGTGTCCACTTTATCGGATGGATGGGAGTCCAGTGGATCCAGATATGGATATGAAGGTGGAGACGGCTTTTAATCGGCTTTTGGATAAGGCTAGTAAGCTTAGGCAGTTAATGGGGGAGGTTTCCATGGATGTTTCACTTGGGGCAGCATTAGAGACGTTTAGACAGGTTTATAGAGATGCAGTAACTGAAGAGGAGATTAATCTGTTCAATTGGCATCTTGCAAATTTAGAATATGCAAATGCAGGATTGGTTTCAAAGCTTTCACTTGCATTTTGGGACCAAGATGATCCATATGACATGGGAGGGGATCATTGTTTCTTGCCTGGAGGGAATGGAAGGTTGATTCAGGCTCTAGCAGAGAATGTGCCTATTTTATATGAGAAGACTGTGCATACTATTAGGTATGGAAGTGATGGAGTGCAGGTTACGGCAGGAAATCAGGTGTTTGAAGGTGATATGGCACTATGTACTGTTCCTCTTGGAGTTTTAAAGAGTGGGTCAATAAAGTTTGTTCCTGAGTTGCCTCAGAGGAAACTTGATGGGATAAAGAGGTTGGGATTTGGGTTGTTGAATAAGGTCGCTATGCTTTTCCCTTATGTATTTTGGGGTACAGATCTTGATACCTTTGGGCATCTTACCGAAGATCCAAGTCGCCGAGGGgagttttttctattttatagcTATGCAACAGTTGCTGGTGGTCCTCTCTTGCTTGCTTTAGTAGCAGGAGAAGCTGCACATAGGTTTGAGACTCTGCCTCCTACAGATGCAGTAACCCAAGTTCTCCAAATTCTCAAGG GTATATATGAACCGCAAGGAATCACTGTCCCTGAACCCCTCCAAACCGTCTGTACTAGATGGGGTGGTGATCCCTTTAGCCTAGGTTCATACTCTAATGTTGCTGTGGGAGCATCTGGAGATGACTATGACATATTAGCAGAAAGTGTGGGGGATGGAAGACTTTTCTTTGCTGGGGAGGCCACTACACGTCGATACCCTGCCACCATGCATGGAGCTTTTCTTACTGGGCTCAGGGAAGCTGCAAATATGGCTCAATATGCCAACGCTCGGACTGCAAAGAAAAAGATAGACAGGAGTCCTTCAAATAATGTTCATTCTTGTGCTTCCCTCCTTATGGATTTGTTCAGAGAACCTGATTTGGAATTCGGGAACTTTTCTGTTATTTTTGGTCGAAAGAATGCTGATCCAAAGTCACCAGCAGTGTTGAGGATAACATTCAGCGAGCCCCGAAAGAAGAATCAGGAAGGTTCAAAGACAGATCAGCAACATTCTAATAAGGTGCTTTTTCAGCAGCTACAGTCACATTTTAATCAGCAGCAACAGCTACATGTTTACACATTGTTATCTAAGCAACAGGCACTTGAGTTGAGAGAAGTGAGAGGTGGTGATGAGATGAGGTTGAACTACCTCTGTGAAAATCTGGGAATTAAGCTGGTGGGACGGAAGGGTTTGGGACCTAATGCTGATTCTGTCATTGCATCTATAAAAGCACAGAGGGGTGTCCGGAAACCCTCAACAACTCCTGTGGTTCTAAAATCTG GGGCATCGAAGATGAAACCAGGCACTTTAAAGCAAAAATTCATTAG GAGGGCTAAAATAGTCCGCAACACTAAAGGGTTGATTCCAGCTCTGGTTCCGAATGCAGCAAATGGCAATATGCCAGAGGAAATGAAAGTGATAAAGCAGGCTCCTCCTGACTCCTCTGCTTCGG GGCAAAACCAAGGTGAGATGTTGAAGCAATGA